TAACTTTTAATCAAGATCGATCGCGTTGGCTTTCAGTTCTGTAAGGGAAACATATTCCACAGCAGAAGCATGGGTAGAAGACAAAATTACAGGCGGTGCAACACCAGCATCTAAAGCTTCTTTCCATCGTAAAGCACATAAACACCAACGATCGCCAGGTTTTAACCCTGGAAACTGGAACGCTGGAACTGGTGTGGATAAATCATTTCCTCGACTCTTACTAAATGTCAA
This genomic interval from Phormidium ambiguum IAM M-71 contains the following:
- a CDS encoding DUF2237 family protein, whose protein sequence is MTGARNVLGEDLQTCCTSPMTGFYRDGKCNTGAGDVGAHIICAQVTEEFLTFSKSRGNDLSTPVPAFQFPGLKPGDRWCLCALRWKEALDAGVAPPVILSSTHASAVEYVSLTELKANAIDLD